The sequence CCATCGAGAATGTTGCTGATGTTGGAATATGGGATTCCGGAACGGGTGTCTTTGACTTGTTGGTACGGAGCGAGGACGTAGGAACGGATTTGATGTCCCCAGCCATTTTCGCTTTTTTCGATTCCGTCAACGGCAGCTTGCTTTTTTTCCATCTCGAGTTCGTAGAGGCGGGATTTGAGCATTTTGAAAGCGGTTGCCTTGTTTTTGTGCTGCGAGCGGTCATTTTGGCACTGCACGACGATACCGGTCGGGATATGGGTGATACGGATCGCCGATTCGGTTTTGTTGACGTGCTGACCTCCCGCACCGGATGCACGGTAGGTATCGATGCGAATGTCGCGGTCTTCGATTTCGATATCGATGTCATCGTCGAGTTCCGGAGAAACCATGACCGAAGTAAAGCTGGTATGGCGTTTTGCCGCAGAATCGTACGGACTGATACGGACGAGGCGATGAATACCGTTTTCATTTTTAAGATACCCGTAAACATTGATCCCTTTGATGAGGAGTGCGGCATCTTTGATACCAGCCTCGTCACCGGCTTGGTAGTCCAGCATTTCGACGGTGAAGTCATGCCGTTCCGCCCAGCGGGTATACATGCGCAGCAGCATCGACGCCCAGTCTTGAGACTCGGTTCCACCGGCACCCGGATGGATGGTGATGATGGCGTTGTGACTGTCATGCTCACCGCTGAGGAGGACTTCGATCTCCATCGACTTGACCTGATTTTCCAGTTCTCCCGCATCGGCGAAAAGGCTTTCAATGGTCTCATCGTCCCCTTCGTCTTTTGCCATATCATAGATGTCTTTTGCATCACCGAGGGTATTAAAGGTTTTGGAGTATTTGGCAAGGCGGCGTTCAAGCTGGGTTTTCTCTTTTTGTACGACTCCTGCATTGGCTGCATCGTTCCAAAAACCGTCAGAATTTTCGAGGGTTTCGATCTCGCCCAGACGCTTTGTGATTTCCTGCGGTCGCACGACATCCGTGACGTTTTGCATCTTGATTGTCAAAGTTTTAAGTAATTCGGTATATTCGTAATGATCCACGTATTTATTCCTGTGGTTGTATTATAATTGCGATTATATTCTAAAGAGGCTAAAACGATGATTATCGCACGTTCACGGCAAGAACTTCAAGCTGCGCTTGATACTAAGAGAGGCTCAATCGGGTTTGTCCCGACGATGGGAGCTCTGCATATCGGTCATCGAACGTTGATTGAAGCCGCACGGCGTGAGAATGAGACGGTTGTTGTCTCTATTTTTGTCAACCCGACACAGTTTCTGCCGGGCGAGGATTTGAGTAAATATCCCCGACGCGAAGAGGCCGATTTTAAAATTTGCGAGCTGAGCGGAGTGGATGTCCTCTTTTATCCGGATGTGGCAGCCATGTACGGGTCTGATGAGGTACGAGTTTGTGCTCCGGATGTGCGAGGATTCATCCTCGAAGGTGCATCCCGTCCCGGACATTTTGACGGTGTCCTTACCGTGGTGATGAAACTGCTGAATATGGTACGTCCGAGTCGTGTCTATTTCGGGAAAAAAGATGCGCAGCAGTTGGCATTGATTACGCAGATGGTTGAGAATCTTTTTATGGATGTCAAGATTGTCCCGATGGAGACAGTTCGTGAAAAAGACGGATTAGCTCTGAGCAGCCGAAATGTTTATTTGGATGAGAAACAGAGGGTAGAGGCACTGAAGCTTTCCGCGGCACTGAAAGAGGCGACGAAAATGGTGATGCAGGGTAATTTGGATGCAGAGAAGATCAAAGAGGCTATGATGAATCTGCTTAAGCCGTTAGATGTGGAGTATGTCGCAGTCGTAAACCGTCAGTTTGAGTCGCTAAAAGAGGTGGTGATCGGCAATACGATCGTATTGGTCGCAGCGCGCGTCGGGACGACCCGTTTGATCGATAACGTGTGGATGTAATGATGAAAAAGCAGTGGATTATCCTCTTTGTAGGGCTGTTGATCGGAGGATGTGCCGCTCCTAAAATCGGGCAGGATATTCTCATCGAGCCTCAGGGAAATATACGGTTTGAGAATGCGGGTTCCCAAATGATGATGGGAATCTTAACCCTCTTGGGGGTTGGAAATGAAAAGGAACCGCTTCGACTGGGAAGCGATCTGAAAGTGATCAATAAGTGGCACAGCGACCTGAAACTTATTTCCCTCAACTATACTCTTGATGATGAGAATGAGGGAATTGTAAGTGGGGAAGCGATCATCGATAAAAATAAATCTATCATAGTCGAATCCGGCAAAGAGAAGATCATCCCGCTGGTATTTGCAATCGATCCTAAGACGTTAAATTCCAATCGGATGATCGGAATATTTCAATCCAAGCGTAAGCTGATTCTTCGAGGCGATGCCGTTATTGAAGTGTGGGGAATTCAGCACCATTACCCTTTCGAAAAAGAGGTAACGAAACTGATCGTAAAAGCGCTTAAAGCGGGTGTGAAGGGGTAGGCTCTGCCGCTGCGGCTGCTGCAGCGACTGGATCGACCGTCAGATATTTTTCTTCGATCATCATGTCTACAATCGCTTTGAATACAGGTACGGAAGTGATAGAAGCAAAGTAGACGGTACGAGGGTTGTTGACCATGATACCTATCGTATAATGGTGTTTGGCGTCATTGGCGAATCCGATAAACGAGGTATGATAGTTGTTACTGTATCCTCCGTTTTTGGCGATATGCGCCGTCCCTGTTTTTCCTCCGATTTCCAATCCCGGTGTTTTTGCGACCGTTCCTGTCCCCTCATTGACGGTTTTAATTAGAATGCGCTTCATTTGTTCGGCAGTTGCGGGTGTAATGACCTGAACAGGGGCTTGAACCTGCATCGGGATGACGCGTCCGTTGTCATCGACCAAAGAATCTACAACCATCGGATTAATCAATTTTCCTCCGTTATTGAAGACATTAAAGGCTTTGACCAGCTGCATCGCATTGGCGCGCATACCGTATCCGTACGCTGTAATCGCTTTGTAGAGGTAATTGTTTAACTGGGCCGAACTGGGGACAGACCCCCGTTTTTCATAAGGGAGATCGATCCCGCTGAAGTGGGTAAATCCGAACCGTTTAAGTCCTTCGGTAAATTCGACGCCGTTTAATTTTTGAGCCAGTTGAGCTATTCCGATGTTGGATGAATAGACGATAACGTCTTCGGCGCTGAGCATGTTGAATTTATGCTCATCCGTAATGGTTTTTCTCCCCATCGTGTAGCGTCCGCCATGACCGTTGACCATGTCATACGGGTTGATGAGATGCTGGTCAAGAAGCAGTGAAAAGATGACCGGTTTGATAACGGATCCCGGTTCATAGCTGTATTCGATTGCATTGGTATTGAGGGAAGGATAATCATCTTTAGTAATATGGCTGGGATCAAACCGGTTTGAGCTGGCCAATGCCAGGATTTTGCCGCTCTTGGAATCCATAACAGTGGCGATGATTTCATCGGCTTGGAGCTTTTCTTTAATCCGATCGGTGATTGCTTCGACACGTGCCTGCATGGCTATCGGTATGTTGAGTTTTACGTTAAGTCCGTTGATTTGGCGTTTGAAATCGCTTTTTTTATTTAAAATCAAATAACCGTTGACATCGCGCAGGGCTTTTTGGGTTCGGTTTTGCTGCGGATTGAGTTCTTCATCAAAAAATTTCTCCAATCCTTTGATTCCGTAAACGCGAGTGTAACCGTCTTCTTCAATTTTGCGCGGATATCCTAAAAGGGGAGTGAGAAGTTTGCCGTACGGATATTCGCGTGCTTCGCCGCTCTCGATGACACTGAGTCCCTGAAGAACACGATCTCCATCCGGTGTTTCGTATTCGATAAATACGTGGAGGCGGCGCAATTCAAATGCGAGCGTTTTAAGGTACATTGCCTCTTTCGGACTGATATGATAGCTCAGTGTTACCGAACCTTTTCGGGTATGGAGGCGTTGTCGGATCTCTTCGGCAGAAATACCGCTGTAGATACTGAACAGCTGTATGAAAAGTTCTTCTTTATCCGGATCGATGTTACGGGTATTCACAACGGCTTTATAGAGTTTTTGGGTTGTCGCGATGTGAAATCCGTCCGCGCTGATTATAGAACCGCGCTGTGCTTTACCCGATTCTTCAGAGTAAATAGAAGGGATGGCACGGGTATGTACGGCAGTGTAGAGCATAACCGCCAAAAAAATGACGAAGCCGAACATTAATACGAGAAAAAGTGCTAATATTTTTTTTGATTTATTGGAATGGCGCATATAGTAAGGCTAAATCACATTTGCGTTCGTGTGATTTCTTTGTAAGCATTGAGCGCCTTATTCCGTACTTCAAGCATCAGTTTCATACTGATTTCGGCTTTGTCAATGGCGATTGCGGCTTGATGGAGGTCTTTGACCGAGCCTGTCGCGATGTCGCTCATCGCTTTTTCGCTGTCAACTTGCATTTGGTTGACGTTGCCAAGAGCATTTTTAAGTTCTTGGGCAAAATCAGTTCCTCCGGCTTCGACGGCATTACCGCTTTTATTAGCCAGTAGATCGGCGGTAGAGAGAGATTTGATCGATTGAATATTGGCCATAATGGTCTATCCTTCGTTAGGATTGTAATATACTGATGGCGCTTCCCGCCATATTTTTTGCACTTTCAAATGCGGCTACGTTCGCTTGATACGAACGTGTTGCTTCGACTAAATCGGCCATTTCGATAACAGGATTAATATTTGGGTATGCAACATACCCTTTGGCATCCGCATCCGGGTGAGACGGATCGTATTTCATTTTGGGTGCCGAATCATCACGTGTAATTTTGTCCACAACGACACTCATGATAGCTGGGTTGGCTTTAAGGCCGGACAACCCTTCTTTCAGAGGATCACTATAGCTGAGCGCAGAAGTTTGCTCTTCCAATGCTTTATTGTAAACGCTGTTGAAATCCACCGATTTAAAGACTACCTCTTGACGGCGATAAGGACCACCCTCATCGGTTCGCGTTGTTTGGGCATTGGCAATGTTGGAACTGATGGTATTGACGCGAACACGTTGAGCTGAAAGCCCGTACCCGCTGATATCAAAACTGTCTAAAAATGCCATAGTTTAATCCTTACGATGTTTTTCCAGAAGCGTCGATGACACTTTTGAAAATAGCGGAATCTTTTTTAAGTGCGGCAGACAGGGCATTAAACATAGTCGAGTTCTTTGCCATTTCTGTCGTTTCTACATCCAAATCAACGCTGTTTCCGTCATTACGGGCCATATGGCCGTCACGGAAAAAGGTAGTCGGTTTGCTATCGCTTGCATTCTCAGTTCCATCCAAATGTGCACCATTCGTTCGCGTCATGGTCAGAGTCTGAGATTTATCC is a genomic window of Sulfuricurvum sp. containing:
- the fliE gene encoding flagellar hook-basal body complex protein FliE, which gives rise to MANIQSIKSLSTADLLANKSGNAVEAGGTDFAQELKNALGNVNQMQVDSEKAMSDIATGSVKDLHQAAIAIDKAEISMKLMLEVRNKALNAYKEITRTQM
- the panC gene encoding pantoate--beta-alanine ligase, with translation MIIARSRQELQAALDTKRGSIGFVPTMGALHIGHRTLIEAARRENETVVVSIFVNPTQFLPGEDLSKYPRREEADFKICELSGVDVLFYPDVAAMYGSDEVRVCAPDVRGFILEGASRPGHFDGVLTVVMKLLNMVRPSRVYFGKKDAQQLALITQMVENLFMDVKIVPMETVREKDGLALSSRNVYLDEKQRVEALKLSAALKEATKMVMQGNLDAEKIKEAMMNLLKPLDVEYVAVVNRQFESLKEVVIGNTIVLVAARVGTTRLIDNVWM
- the flgB gene encoding flagellar basal body rod protein FlgB — translated: MGINISRAHDLMQSAMDYRAARQDMIAGNIANADTPYYRPRDLRFEEVLAQKSATIFADKSQTLTMTRTNGAHLDGTENASDSKPTTFFRDGHMARNDGNSVDLDVETTEMAKNSTMFNALSAALKKDSAIFKSVIDASGKTS
- the prfB gene encoding peptide chain release factor 2; amino-acid sequence: MDHYEYTELLKTLTIKMQNVTDVVRPQEITKRLGEIETLENSDGFWNDAANAGVVQKEKTQLERRLAKYSKTFNTLGDAKDIYDMAKDEGDDETIESLFADAGELENQVKSMEIEVLLSGEHDSHNAIITIHPGAGGTESQDWASMLLRMYTRWAERHDFTVEMLDYQAGDEAGIKDAALLIKGINVYGYLKNENGIHRLVRISPYDSAAKRHTSFTSVMVSPELDDDIDIEIEDRDIRIDTYRASGAGGQHVNKTESAIRITHIPTGIVVQCQNDRSQHKNKATAFKMLKSRLYELEMEKKQAAVDGIEKSENGWGHQIRSYVLAPYQQVKDTRSGIPYSNISNILDGDIDEMIEGVLISLSRKDDDE
- the flgC gene encoding flagellar basal body rod protein FlgC; the encoded protein is MAFLDSFDISGYGLSAQRVRVNTISSNIANAQTTRTDEGGPYRRQEVVFKSVDFNSVYNKALEEQTSALSYSDPLKEGLSGLKANPAIMSVVVDKITRDDSAPKMKYDPSHPDADAKGYVAYPNINPVIEMADLVEATRSYQANVAAFESAKNMAGSAISILQS
- a CDS encoding penicillin-binding protein 2 — encoded protein: MRHSNKSKKILALFLVLMFGFVIFLAVMLYTAVHTRAIPSIYSEESGKAQRGSIISADGFHIATTQKLYKAVVNTRNIDPDKEELFIQLFSIYSGISAEEIRQRLHTRKGSVTLSYHISPKEAMYLKTLAFELRRLHVFIEYETPDGDRVLQGLSVIESGEAREYPYGKLLTPLLGYPRKIEEDGYTRVYGIKGLEKFFDEELNPQQNRTQKALRDVNGYLILNKKSDFKRQINGLNVKLNIPIAMQARVEAITDRIKEKLQADEIIATVMDSKSGKILALASSNRFDPSHITKDDYPSLNTNAIEYSYEPGSVIKPVIFSLLLDQHLINPYDMVNGHGGRYTMGRKTITDEHKFNMLSAEDVIVYSSNIGIAQLAQKLNGVEFTEGLKRFGFTHFSGIDLPYEKRGSVPSSAQLNNYLYKAITAYGYGMRANAMQLVKAFNVFNNGGKLINPMVVDSLVDDNGRVIPMQVQAPVQVITPATAEQMKRILIKTVNEGTGTVAKTPGLEIGGKTGTAHIAKNGGYSNNYHTSFIGFANDAKHHYTIGIMVNNPRTVYFASITSVPVFKAIVDMMIEEKYLTVDPVAAAAAAAEPTPSHPL